From a single Collibacillus ludicampi genomic region:
- the lpdA gene encoding dihydrolipoyl dehydrogenase: METYYDLAIIGGGTGGYTAAIRAAKKGLKVLLIEKDKLGGTCLHKGCIPTKTLLECSSLFNKVNSFAKDWGIEIEGSPKISVEKLMERKEGVIHQLYQGIQYLMKKNKIRVEFGFGKIAKHDGTDFFVQVRKEKEVLEFKTSKVIIATGSKPAFPSQLELVRNKVVTSDQMLDMDYIPSSVAILGGGVIGVEFATLFHELGSKVKIIEQQNRLLPFEDEDISKEMERIMKKKKIELLLDSTVNLEGLKILDTGVQIPVIRSGNSEVKVEADLLLVAVGRTNNIKDIGLEQLGIDISQGFVPVNEFLETTTKGLYAIGDITGSYQLAHVAAHQGIIAVDHMIKSEVHPYQPLSVPRCVYSHPQVASIGFTEQEAVQKGLELKVGKFPFKGIGRALTLGNSDGFVKIICDAKTDQIIGVHIIGTDATELIGEAALGMLLQATAWEVSLTIHPHPTLNEIFGEATLAVEGQEING; encoded by the coding sequence ATGGAAACTTATTATGATTTAGCGATTATTGGTGGTGGAACAGGGGGATATACTGCCGCAATTCGGGCGGCCAAAAAAGGCTTGAAAGTACTTCTTATTGAAAAGGACAAATTAGGCGGGACGTGTCTTCACAAGGGATGTATTCCGACTAAAACCTTATTAGAATGTTCAAGTCTTTTCAACAAAGTTAATTCCTTCGCTAAAGATTGGGGAATTGAGATTGAGGGTAGTCCTAAAATTTCAGTAGAGAAGTTAATGGAAAGAAAAGAAGGGGTAATTCATCAGCTCTATCAAGGCATTCAATACTTGATGAAAAAAAACAAAATTCGAGTTGAATTTGGTTTTGGGAAAATAGCGAAGCATGACGGTACAGATTTCTTTGTACAAGTGCGTAAAGAAAAAGAAGTACTAGAGTTTAAGACATCAAAAGTCATTATAGCGACAGGATCGAAGCCTGCTTTTCCCTCTCAATTAGAATTGGTGAGAAATAAAGTTGTGACGAGTGACCAAATGTTAGATATGGATTATATTCCGAGTTCGGTTGCGATCCTTGGAGGGGGGGTTATAGGTGTTGAATTTGCAACTCTTTTTCACGAACTTGGCAGTAAGGTAAAGATCATTGAGCAACAAAACAGACTTCTGCCTTTCGAGGACGAAGATATAAGTAAAGAAATGGAACGCATAATGAAAAAGAAAAAAATTGAACTATTACTTGATTCAACAGTCAATTTAGAGGGTTTAAAAATCTTGGATACAGGCGTGCAAATTCCAGTTATACGGTCGGGAAATTCGGAAGTTAAGGTGGAAGCAGATCTACTTCTTGTTGCTGTTGGTAGAACAAATAATATCAAAGATATAGGTTTGGAACAACTGGGTATTGATATATCTCAGGGCTTTGTTCCAGTAAATGAATTTCTAGAAACAACAACAAAAGGTCTATACGCTATCGGTGATATTACTGGATCCTACCAATTAGCTCATGTGGCCGCTCATCAAGGAATCATAGCCGTGGATCATATGATTAAGAGTGAAGTCCATCCGTATCAACCGTTATCAGTTCCAAGATGTGTTTACTCTCACCCTCAGGTCGCAAGTATCGGTTTTACTGAACAAGAAGCAGTACAAAAAGGATTAGAACTTAAAGTCGGGAAATTCCCGTTCAAAGGGATTGGTAGAGCTTTAACCCTTGGGAATTCCGATGGTTTTGTAAAGATTATCTGCGATGCAAAAACGGATCAAATCATAGGAGTACACATCATTGGAACCGATGCAACAGAATTAATCGGAGAGGCAGCTCTAGGTATGCTGTTGCAAGCTACAGCTTGGGAAGTTTCCTTAACTATCCACCCTCATCCTACTCTGAATGAAATATTTGGAGAGGCTACCTTAGCTGTTGAAGGTCAAGAAATTAATGGATAA
- a CDS encoding alpha-ketoacid dehydrogenase subunit beta, whose product MSTKKIVTYAEAINEALREEMHSDPDVILLGEDIGSYGGVFKVTKGLLDEFGRDRVIDTPISEAGFIGAGIGAAMTGMKPVVEIMWVDFTLVAMDQILNQAAKMSYMSGGQTKVPLVIRTQGGGGRGNAAQHSQSLETIFAHVPGIKVVLPSTPYDAKGLLKSSIREGCPVIFIEHKMLYNQKAEIPSEEYFIPLGKADIKRAGKDITIVSISRMVHFCLDAAKELQKEGIEAEVIDLRTLVPLDLELVKKSVQKTHRLLIVHEATKSYGWGAEVAARIQEEAFDELDAPVYRVGAEDVPIPYNLNLEKETLPQVRDIVDAVRNSLYLSI is encoded by the coding sequence ATGTCTACTAAAAAAATTGTTACGTATGCGGAAGCTATAAATGAGGCTCTTAGAGAGGAAATGCATTCAGATCCAGATGTTATTCTTCTGGGTGAAGATATAGGATCTTACGGTGGCGTCTTCAAGGTAACCAAAGGTTTATTGGATGAATTTGGTAGAGACAGAGTTATTGATACACCAATTTCCGAAGCAGGGTTTATTGGGGCAGGGATTGGAGCCGCTATGACTGGAATGAAACCAGTTGTGGAGATCATGTGGGTGGACTTCACCCTCGTGGCAATGGATCAAATTTTGAACCAGGCAGCAAAGATGTCCTACATGTCCGGGGGACAAACGAAAGTTCCTTTAGTAATTCGTACCCAAGGAGGCGGGGGAAGAGGAAATGCTGCACAGCATTCTCAAAGTCTTGAAACAATATTTGCACACGTTCCGGGAATTAAGGTGGTTTTACCTTCGACTCCATATGATGCGAAGGGATTACTGAAATCATCGATTCGTGAGGGATGTCCTGTAATCTTTATAGAACATAAAATGCTTTATAATCAGAAGGCTGAGATACCTAGTGAAGAATACTTCATTCCTTTAGGAAAGGCCGATATAAAAAGAGCAGGTAAGGATATTACTATAGTTTCTATATCAAGAATGGTTCATTTCTGTCTTGACGCTGCTAAGGAACTTCAAAAAGAGGGAATTGAAGCGGAAGTGATTGACCTCCGCACGTTGGTACCGCTGGACTTGGAACTGGTAAAGAAATCGGTGCAAAAAACCCATCGATTGCTTATTGTTCATGAGGCGACGAAATCCTATGGGTGGGGGGCTGAGGTAGCCGCTAGAATTCAAGAAGAAGCGTTTGATGAACTGGATGCACCAGTGTATAGAGTAGGTGCTGAAGACGTTCCAATTCCTTACAACTTAAATTTAGAAAAAGAAACGCTTCCTCAGGTACGGGATATCGTTGATGCAGTGAGGAACTCCCTTTATCTGTCAATCTAA
- a CDS encoding thiamine pyrophosphate-dependent dehydrogenase E1 component subunit alpha: protein MGEWLQFFELNEQSWSWDQQKAEEAWRKMNVIRAFEEKSIELYKQGLMGGSLHSYIGQEAVATGVCMNLNTDDYITMTYRGRGQAIAIGADPYKLFAEMLGRKDGYCKGKGGPMHIACRELGILGANGIVGAGIPIAVGSALTAKYRKKGQIAVTFFGDGATNQGAFHEALNLAAILKLPIVFVCENNLYSEMTPIKYSTLNEDLAERGAAYRIPSIVVDGNDVRAVFEATKAAVNRARLGEGPTFIEAKTYRLAGHMFGDAETYRSKEEVAEWRQKEPIKRFQQVCLQEQLLDEQRLNEIQNQIYKEIDTAAQQAMEAEQPGMEEIFTDVY, encoded by the coding sequence ATGGGTGAATGGTTACAATTCTTTGAATTAAACGAACAGTCTTGGAGCTGGGATCAACAAAAAGCGGAAGAAGCCTGGCGCAAAATGAATGTAATCCGGGCATTTGAAGAGAAAAGTATAGAGCTGTATAAACAAGGACTGATGGGAGGTTCACTTCACTCCTATATAGGGCAAGAAGCAGTAGCAACAGGTGTATGTATGAATCTAAATACGGATGACTATATAACTATGACTTATCGTGGACGCGGTCAAGCAATAGCAATAGGGGCAGATCCTTATAAGTTATTCGCTGAAATGTTAGGGCGAAAAGATGGATATTGCAAGGGGAAAGGGGGACCGATGCACATTGCATGCCGCGAATTGGGGATTTTAGGTGCGAACGGAATCGTTGGTGCCGGAATACCGATCGCTGTCGGTTCCGCTTTAACCGCAAAATATAGGAAGAAAGGGCAAATTGCCGTAACCTTTTTCGGAGATGGAGCAACAAATCAAGGTGCTTTTCATGAGGCGTTAAATTTAGCTGCCATTTTAAAGCTTCCGATTGTGTTTGTATGTGAAAACAACCTGTACTCCGAAATGACTCCAATAAAATATTCTACGTTAAATGAGGATCTCGCCGAAAGAGGGGCCGCTTACCGTATACCCTCTATTGTAGTAGACGGAAATGATGTTCGAGCTGTGTTTGAAGCCACAAAAGCAGCCGTAAATCGCGCCCGTTTGGGTGAGGGACCGACGTTTATTGAGGCAAAAACTTATCGACTCGCGGGCCATATGTTTGGGGACGCGGAAACTTATCGCAGTAAAGAAGAAGTGGCAGAGTGGAGACAAAAGGAACCAATAAAACGTTTTCAACAAGTGTGCTTACAAGAACAATTATTGGATGAACAGCGATTGAATGAAATTCAGAATCAGATTTACAAGGAAATTGATACAGCAGCTCAACAGGCGATGGAAGCAGAACAACCTGGGATGGAGGAGATCTTTACCGATGTCTACTAA
- a CDS encoding (2Fe-2S)-binding protein: MTKSAVRQKISVTVNGVKYEREVNVRTLLVDFLRRELGLTGTHVGCEQGVCGACTVLIDGQAIRSCLTLAVQADGLSVTTIEGIGSPEQLHPIQQAFWENHGLQCGFCTPGFVISAYAFLSENPNPTDEKIREALSGNLCRCTGYQGIIKSVKAAAVKMQAAVSHTEK; this comes from the coding sequence ATGACAAAATCTGCTGTACGGCAAAAGATTTCGGTCACTGTTAACGGAGTAAAATACGAGCGGGAAGTTAACGTTCGAACACTACTTGTAGATTTTCTTCGACGGGAATTGGGCTTAACCGGAACTCACGTCGGTTGCGAGCAGGGAGTCTGTGGTGCTTGTACCGTATTGATTGACGGTCAAGCAATTAGATCCTGCCTTACCTTAGCCGTACAGGCCGATGGTCTTTCCGTCACAACTATTGAAGGAATAGGTTCCCCTGAGCAACTTCATCCGATTCAACAAGCCTTTTGGGAGAATCATGGTTTACAATGCGGTTTCTGTACTCCTGGTTTTGTAATCTCGGCGTACGCTTTCCTATCCGAAAATCCAAATCCCACTGATGAGAAAATTCGTGAGGCGCTGTCTGGAAATCTGTGCAGATGTACAGGTTATCAGGGAATTATCAAATCCGTAAAAGCAGCTGCAGTTAAAATGCAAGCCGCCGTATCACATACCGAGAAGTAA
- a CDS encoding FAD binding domain-containing protein: MKPAPFEYVAVSSVNEAVTVLQRYGTNSRIIAGGQSLLQEMNLRQTRPSFLVDINGIKDLDYIRETTNGLVIGALTRHRTVERSEIVRKICPLVQEAVKHIAHFQVRNRGTIGGSLSHNAPGAEYGVVTRLLDAEIVVVGPDGERIIPAEEFFVSHFKTDLKPNEMITEVRFPALPKETGYAFLEVTRRHGHIPIVSTAATLMLNPDDTVKEARIALGNVSNNGVPYKVKAVSRLYGQKITPDVLADLAKEIEAEVNPDPHADSEAAYIKQHSGITGRRVSEISSATYRKQVSSVLSCRALNIAYQRIKGGI, translated from the coding sequence ATGAAGCCCGCTCCGTTTGAATATGTTGCGGTTAGCAGTGTTAACGAAGCAGTTACAGTGCTACAAAGGTATGGGACTAACAGTCGAATAATTGCTGGTGGTCAAAGCCTGCTGCAAGAAATGAACCTTCGACAAACTCGTCCTTCCTTTCTTGTGGACATTAATGGAATTAAAGATTTGGATTATATTCGAGAAACGACTAACGGATTGGTAATTGGAGCTCTTACTCGCCATCGAACAGTTGAGCGTTCGGAAATCGTACGAAAGATCTGCCCACTCGTGCAAGAAGCAGTTAAACATATCGCACATTTCCAGGTTCGTAATCGTGGAACAATTGGTGGAAGCCTTTCACACAATGCTCCTGGGGCCGAGTACGGGGTAGTGACTCGATTGCTTGATGCTGAGATTGTGGTGGTTGGTCCGGATGGTGAGCGTATAATTCCGGCAGAAGAATTCTTTGTAAGTCATTTTAAAACTGATTTGAAGCCTAATGAAATGATAACCGAAGTGCGATTTCCGGCTCTCCCTAAAGAAACGGGATACGCATTCTTAGAAGTAACACGACGTCACGGGCATATACCCATTGTTTCAACAGCGGCAACTCTAATGCTAAATCCCGATGATACTGTTAAGGAGGCGCGCATTGCGTTAGGCAACGTGAGTAATAATGGCGTACCTTATAAGGTAAAAGCCGTTTCCCGATTATATGGTCAAAAAATAACCCCAGATGTTCTTGCTGACCTGGCAAAAGAGATAGAAGCTGAAGTGAATCCTGATCCTCATGCTGATTCAGAAGCTGCCTATATAAAACAACATTCAGGAATCACAGGTCGCCGTGTATCGGAAATCAGTAGCGCTACTTATAGGAAACAAGTATCCAGTGTATTAAGTTGTCGAGCACTGAATATCGCATATCAGCGTATAAAAGGGGGTATTTAA
- a CDS encoding N-acyl homoserine lactonase family protein, with product MADPNWKVYPLVVGEAEVPQVLDVFWSLSKDKSLVTVPILAWLLVSLNNHAEPILVDTGFRDAERCMKVHGLGPHRTRPEWSLKHQLGNHGLELEEVKTFILTHLHYDHAGGCIQLPNARFVIQRSEMQAAAAPMVSPQLEFGGGALFYDRKDIADLVDPLWQQVDLIEGDTEIAPGVKCVLFANTHTPGSQAVYVKTESGTAVILGDIARNIELNINQRIPPGLYYDLEATYRAMIRIKKEADIVLPCHDYSVVKKYANGV from the coding sequence ATGGCAGATCCTAACTGGAAAGTGTATCCTCTTGTAGTTGGAGAAGCAGAGGTTCCACAGGTTTTGGACGTTTTTTGGTCTCTAAGCAAGGATAAATCACTGGTTACTGTTCCAATTTTAGCTTGGTTGTTGGTTTCATTAAACAATCACGCTGAACCCATCCTTGTTGACACCGGATTTCGCGACGCTGAACGCTGTATGAAAGTGCATGGTCTTGGCCCTCACAGGACTAGACCGGAGTGGAGTTTAAAACACCAGCTTGGTAATCATGGTCTTGAATTAGAAGAAGTAAAAACGTTCATACTCACGCACCTGCATTACGATCATGCCGGAGGGTGTATACAACTGCCTAACGCGAGGTTTGTTATTCAACGCTCGGAAATGCAGGCAGCAGCTGCACCGATGGTTTCCCCACAGCTAGAATTCGGTGGTGGAGCCCTATTCTATGACCGAAAGGATATTGCAGATTTGGTGGATCCTCTCTGGCAACAGGTCGATCTTATTGAAGGGGATACTGAGATTGCTCCGGGTGTTAAGTGTGTATTGTTTGCTAACACTCACACTCCTGGGAGTCAAGCGGTGTACGTAAAAACTGAGTCCGGTACGGCAGTTATACTTGGAGACATAGCTCGAAATATTGAACTTAATATTAATCAGAGGATTCCGCCCGGTTTGTATTATGATTTGGAAGCCACCTATCGAGCAATGATTCGTATAAAAAAGGAAGCAGACATTGTCCTCCCCTGTCATGATTACAGTGTTGTAAAAAAATACGCGAACGGTGTTTGA
- a CDS encoding xanthine dehydrogenase family protein molybdopterin-binding subunit: MMTKKGLGASVKRKEDPKFLTGNGQYTDDYEKPGTLHLAILRSPHAHARIVNIDTTKAKQLDGVVSVVTGEEALNYYGPLATTINIFNNVPEMYAIAYKKVRYVGEPVAVVAAVDRYVAEDAVDLIEVEYDPLPAVVSVEDALEPKALLYEDWGHNIQLEWKTTIGDIEEAFAKSSYVFEETITHNRYTGTPMESRVCFADYNPATKHLTVMCSTQSPSQVRTLIAQTLRMPEHNIRVITPDVGGGYGTKLQANAEIIPCVMSRILGRPVKWTEDRVENLLSGMQSRDYSCTLKVGLDKDYRILGLQAKLIGNIGVDGTCQGPGTPALLVAGAYFPGPYKIPAYEAEVIGVVTNKGPYGAHRGYGKDIANYPVERMMDIMAQKLGISPVEIRRRNFINKDEYPYEQISGPIYDSGDFQRLMDIALEKVDYYNLKKQQQELRQQGRYIGIGIAAMLEPSGAAVFNGVFNGYQPATVRMTPEGGFQILTSHQNIGQGVETTLPQIVASVMDVDIEDIRLVYGDTDVTPYGLGPFSSRGATYTVSAVYEAAKMLKDKILKIAGHLLVADPQDLEMVNGNVRVKGVSSTEASISLKEIGNKVYLWPGPYGTIPKGVDCNLECTYTWTSEVVNWVPDKYGRVNLYTTHPTGVFIAVVEVDSETGQVKINKFVVSHDSGTIINPMIADGQIAGGIAHGIGGVLLEDLAYDSNGFMVNSDFQSYLCPSVMEVSDIEIHHIECPSPFTPLGTKGMGEGGAIPSPAAVANAVEDALEPFGVRVKDLPLTPERVLEWINKGGMNHGRS, translated from the coding sequence ATGATGACGAAGAAAGGATTGGGAGCAAGCGTCAAACGTAAAGAAGATCCGAAATTTTTAACTGGGAATGGCCAGTACACCGATGATTATGAGAAACCGGGTACACTTCATTTAGCAATATTACGGAGTCCTCATGCACATGCTCGAATTGTCAACATTGATACAACTAAAGCTAAACAATTGGATGGAGTTGTCTCGGTTGTAACTGGAGAAGAAGCTCTGAACTACTATGGTCCGCTGGCTACAACGATAAATATTTTCAATAATGTCCCTGAGATGTATGCAATCGCTTATAAAAAGGTGCGTTACGTTGGTGAACCTGTGGCTGTCGTAGCGGCGGTTGACCGTTATGTAGCTGAAGATGCAGTAGATCTCATTGAGGTGGAGTACGACCCTTTGCCTGCGGTTGTTAGTGTGGAAGATGCACTTGAACCGAAGGCACTGCTATACGAAGACTGGGGCCACAACATTCAGTTGGAATGGAAAACCACGATTGGCGATATTGAGGAGGCTTTTGCAAAATCCTCATATGTGTTTGAGGAGACTATCACGCATAACCGCTACACAGGCACTCCAATGGAATCACGCGTTTGCTTTGCTGACTATAATCCGGCTACCAAACATTTGACAGTCATGTGTTCAACGCAATCTCCGTCTCAGGTACGTACTTTGATTGCCCAAACTTTACGGATGCCAGAGCACAACATTCGCGTGATAACTCCGGATGTTGGTGGGGGTTATGGAACGAAACTCCAGGCAAATGCTGAAATCATCCCCTGCGTTATGTCACGAATTCTTGGAAGACCTGTTAAATGGACAGAAGATAGGGTGGAAAATTTGTTATCTGGAATGCAGTCCCGCGACTATTCTTGCACATTAAAAGTAGGTTTGGATAAGGACTACCGGATCCTAGGTCTCCAAGCAAAATTGATAGGTAACATTGGTGTCGACGGAACCTGTCAAGGCCCTGGAACCCCTGCGTTGCTGGTTGCTGGAGCTTATTTTCCAGGCCCTTATAAAATCCCAGCTTATGAAGCAGAGGTAATAGGGGTGGTAACGAATAAAGGACCGTACGGAGCTCATCGAGGGTACGGGAAAGACATTGCGAATTATCCTGTAGAACGCATGATGGATATCATGGCACAAAAACTAGGGATATCTCCCGTAGAAATAAGACGTCGTAATTTTATAAACAAAGACGAGTATCCATACGAGCAAATTTCGGGACCCATTTACGATAGCGGGGACTTCCAACGTCTTATGGATATCGCTTTAGAGAAGGTTGATTACTACAATTTGAAAAAGCAACAACAAGAATTGCGACAGCAAGGCAGATATATTGGCATTGGTATAGCCGCTATGCTTGAGCCTTCAGGCGCTGCCGTATTCAATGGAGTCTTTAATGGATATCAACCTGCTACTGTGCGCATGACGCCAGAGGGTGGTTTTCAAATATTGACCAGCCACCAAAACATTGGGCAAGGGGTGGAAACCACACTTCCACAAATCGTTGCGAGTGTAATGGACGTGGATATTGAGGACATTCGGCTCGTGTATGGAGACACCGATGTTACCCCATACGGTCTAGGGCCATTTTCTTCCCGTGGTGCCACTTATACAGTATCTGCTGTTTACGAGGCAGCAAAAATGCTAAAAGACAAAATCTTGAAAATAGCTGGTCATCTACTCGTAGCAGATCCTCAAGACCTGGAAATGGTTAACGGTAATGTTCGAGTAAAGGGGGTATCTTCCACCGAAGCGTCAATCAGTTTGAAAGAAATAGGAAACAAAGTTTATTTGTGGCCTGGTCCATACGGAACCATCCCAAAAGGCGTCGACTGTAATTTAGAGTGTACGTATACATGGACCAGTGAGGTGGTGAATTGGGTACCTGACAAGTATGGCAGGGTGAACTTATATACTACCCATCCGACGGGTGTGTTTATTGCTGTCGTAGAGGTAGACAGTGAAACTGGACAAGTGAAAATAAATAAATTTGTAGTCTCTCACGATTCCGGTACAATCATCAATCCTATGATTGCTGATGGTCAAATAGCGGGGGGCATCGCTCACGGAATAGGCGGAGTTTTGCTTGAAGATCTTGCTTATGATAGTAACGGTTTCATGGTGAATTCAGATTTTCAAAGCTATTTATGCCCATCGGTGATGGAAGTTTCAGACATCGAGATTCACCATATCGAATGCCCGTCACCTTTCACACCATTGGGTACTAAGGGAATGGGCGAAGGTGGAGCAATTCCTTCTCCGGCAGCCGTAGCAAATGCGGTCGAAGATGCTTTAGAACCGTTCGGCGTAAGAGTAAAGGATTTGCCTCTTACACCGGAGAGGGTGTTGGAGTGGATCAACAAGGGAGGGATGAATCATGGCAGATCCTAA
- a CDS encoding nucleotidyltransferase family protein, translating to MYSNVFALILAAGSSSRMGRAKQLLEFRGSYLLEYVIRRTLPLNFSEIIAVIGHQSDQVQSLIHIEDKRFRWFVNRNYHTGQSSSLVEGIKKGRHHSSVMVFLGDQPLISEETIRLVFQRGLEQSCNLPNQPFVIRPSFQGVPGHPVFIGNFRMIDFTSLEGDQGAKQIIRNINHSFLLPVEDPGILFDIDTPEAYEKSKHANDSNILKHQGFNSF from the coding sequence GTGTATTCCAATGTTTTTGCATTAATTTTAGCTGCTGGTAGTTCTTCACGTATGGGTCGAGCAAAACAGCTACTCGAGTTTAGGGGCAGCTATCTTTTGGAGTATGTAATTCGGCGTACCCTTCCCCTAAATTTTTCAGAGATCATCGCGGTCATTGGGCATCAATCTGATCAAGTTCAAAGCTTGATTCATATAGAAGATAAACGCTTTCGATGGTTTGTCAACCGCAATTACCATACTGGGCAAAGTTCGTCTCTAGTTGAAGGGATTAAAAAAGGAAGACACCACTCGTCGGTGATGGTGTTTCTGGGTGACCAACCCTTGATTTCAGAAGAAACGATCAGGTTAGTATTCCAAAGAGGACTTGAACAGAGCTGTAATTTGCCGAACCAACCGTTTGTAATACGACCTTCCTTTCAGGGGGTTCCAGGACATCCTGTTTTTATTGGTAACTTCAGGATGATCGATTTTACAAGCCTCGAGGGCGATCAGGGAGCTAAACAAATTATCAGGAACATAAACCATTCATTTTTGTTACCTGTTGAGGATCCCGGGATATTGTTCGATATTGATACCCCAGAAGCGTACGAAAAGTCAAAGCATGCCAATGACTCTAATATTTTAAAACATCAAGGCTTCAACTCTTTTTAG
- a CDS encoding molybdopterin-binding protein, giving the protein MKEVPVEKAIGMQLGHDLTQIIPGKFEGVAFRKGHLIREEDIPVLHSMGKFHVYVMEISNAELHEEEAALEIANSVRGDGVELTPPSQGRVNLIAQYDGLVMVDQQLLYEINSVPEVILASVQNGIPVKKGEIVAGTRIIPVKIDRKSIETVKQIASSKPKISITPFTSLKVGMIVTGTEVYKGLIKDGFEKKVKKKLGAYNSQITKRIVVPDEKARIVSAIQLMLNEKIDLLILTGGMSVDPDDRTPGAIREAGIDIVSYGVPVLPGSMFLMGYYGELPVMGLPGCVMWDPVTVFDIVLPWIVARKRITKSDLIKLGYGGLLSRKPHTEGHH; this is encoded by the coding sequence ATGAAAGAGGTTCCGGTAGAAAAAGCTATTGGAATGCAACTGGGGCATGACTTAACTCAGATTATACCAGGTAAATTTGAAGGTGTCGCTTTTCGAAAGGGTCATCTCATTCGAGAAGAGGATATTCCCGTATTACACTCAATGGGTAAATTCCATGTTTATGTAATGGAGATTTCTAATGCGGAACTTCATGAAGAGGAGGCGGCGCTCGAAATTGCGAATTCTGTTCGAGGCGATGGAGTCGAACTAACCCCTCCTTCACAAGGAAGAGTTAACTTGATCGCGCAATACGACGGATTGGTAATGGTGGATCAACAGTTGCTTTATGAAATCAACTCTGTTCCCGAAGTCATCTTAGCTTCAGTACAGAATGGGATACCTGTCAAAAAGGGAGAAATTGTAGCGGGTACCCGCATCATCCCTGTTAAGATCGATCGGAAATCAATTGAAACGGTTAAGCAAATAGCAAGTAGTAAGCCTAAGATTTCGATTACACCTTTTACTTCTTTAAAAGTGGGAATGATCGTTACAGGTACTGAGGTTTACAAAGGTCTTATCAAAGATGGGTTTGAAAAAAAAGTCAAAAAAAAGCTTGGTGCTTACAATTCCCAAATTACGAAGCGTATAGTCGTACCCGATGAAAAAGCAAGAATCGTGTCTGCAATTCAATTGATGTTAAACGAAAAGATTGACTTGTTGATCCTAACTGGAGGCATGTCGGTAGACCCTGACGACCGAACCCCAGGTGCCATTCGGGAAGCAGGGATAGACATTGTTTCATACGGGGTTCCGGTTCTTCCTGGTTCCATGTTTCTAATGGGTTACTACGGGGAATTGCCGGTAATGGGTTTACCGGGATGCGTAATGTGGGATCCGGTTACGGTGTTTGATATTGTTTTGCCTTGGATTGTGGCAAGAAAACGTATTACTAAATCTGATCTGATCAAACTCGGCTATGGCGGTTTATTGTCACGAAAACCGCATACGGAAGGCCATCATTAA